In Gemmatimonadota bacterium, a single genomic region encodes these proteins:
- a CDS encoding amidohydrolase family protein, whose amino-acid sequence MNLVRLGGTLVGTASLLAAAGTTTRAQGVVAVRGATVHTAAGAPIAGATILVRDGKIAAVGRDVAIPAGATIIDATGKVITPGMIDEHSHIGARPTDLNDRPMIIGPQHRILDALDLGDPDWKDAVSGGVTTVITGPGSGENVSGQAIVIKTFGDALSRRLVSDKGGMKFAMGPKRSDAYPSTAMGVAANLRQYLIKTQEYMAAAKKWEDGGKSGTPPARDLGYEAMAEVLAKRLRVRAHVHAATDVMTLLRLKDEFGFDLTLHHSTEAYKVAPEIAKRGVSAVVLPLGPRIGVTDDAMAGPATLWKAGVKIALHTDHPVINQKWLRLCAALAMRYGLPEDEALKAITINTAQIARVADRVGSLEVGKDADFVIFNGAWYEPSTRVDMVFGDGQVVYDRSRPEGK is encoded by the coding sequence ATGAATCTCGTTAGGCTCGGCGGTACCCTTGTCGGCACCGCCTCCCTCCTCGCTGCGGCAGGCACCACGACGCGCGCTCAGGGCGTCGTCGCGGTGCGCGGTGCCACGGTGCATACCGCCGCGGGCGCCCCAATCGCCGGCGCCACGATTCTCGTGCGCGACGGGAAGATCGCCGCGGTCGGGCGCGACGTCGCGATTCCCGCGGGCGCAACCATCATCGACGCCACCGGGAAGGTGATCACCCCGGGGATGATCGACGAGCACTCGCACATCGGCGCCCGGCCCACGGACCTCAATGACCGGCCGATGATCATCGGGCCGCAACACCGCATCCTCGACGCCCTCGACCTGGGCGATCCGGATTGGAAGGACGCGGTGAGCGGCGGCGTGACCACGGTGATCACGGGCCCGGGGAGCGGCGAGAACGTCTCGGGGCAGGCGATCGTGATCAAGACGTTCGGAGACGCGCTCTCGCGCCGACTGGTGAGCGACAAGGGCGGGATGAAGTTCGCGATGGGACCCAAGCGCAGCGACGCCTATCCGTCGACGGCGATGGGGGTCGCCGCCAACCTGCGGCAGTACCTCATCAAGACGCAGGAGTACATGGCGGCGGCGAAGAAGTGGGAGGATGGCGGCAAGTCCGGCACGCCGCCGGCGCGCGACCTCGGCTACGAGGCGATGGCCGAGGTCTTGGCGAAGCGACTGCGCGTGCGCGCGCACGTGCACGCCGCCACCGACGTCATGACGCTCCTGCGACTCAAGGACGAGTTCGGGTTCGACCTCACGCTGCACCACTCGACCGAGGCGTACAAGGTGGCCCCCGAGATCGCGAAGCGCGGGGTGAGCGCGGTCGTCCTCCCGTTAGGCCCGCGCATCGGCGTCACCGACGACGCGATGGCCGGCCCGGCGACGCTCTGGAAGGCGGGGGTGAAGATCGCCCTGCACACCGACCACCCGGTGATCAACCAGAAGTGGCTGCGCCTCTGCGCGGCGCTGGCGATGCGCTACGGTCTCCCCGAGGATGAAGCGCTCAAGGCGATCACGATCAACACCGCGCAGATCGCCCGCGTGGCCGATCGCGTGGGGAGCCTCGAGGTGGGGAAGGATGCCGACTTCGTCATCTTCAACGGGGCCTGGTACGAGCCGTCGACCCGAGTCGACATGGTCTTTGGCGACGGCCAGGTGGTGTACGACCGCTCGCGCCCGGAGGGCAAGTAA
- the mmsA gene encoding CoA-acylating methylmalonate-semialdehyde dehydrogenase: MTSTIAGATDTAADSDDSIPFIHHFIGGVRHLSAVERWGEVCNPSTGAQSAAVPFASRDDADAAVRNALTAFAEWGSWSALKRSRVMFRFKELIERHMDELAELISREHGKVFLDARGEVQRGLEVVEFCCGIPHLMKGEFSDSVSTGIDSYSLRQPLGVAVGITPFNFPVMVPLWMLAPAIACGNCFILKPSEKDPSAPVRLAELLVEAGAPAGVLNVLHGDRVAVESLITHPNVDAVSFVGSTPIAQYIYATAAEHGKRVQAMGGAKNHLIVMPDADLDQATDALMGAAYGSAGERCMAISVAVPVGEETANALVARLAERVRALKVGPSLAEGMEMGPLVTAAHHEKVSGYVQLGVEEGATLVVDGRGLRLADGAHDDGYFLGGCLFDGVTPAMRI; encoded by the coding sequence ATGACGTCCACGATTGCCGGCGCCACCGATACCGCCGCCGATTCCGACGACTCGATCCCCTTCATCCACCACTTCATCGGCGGCGTGCGTCACCTGAGCGCTGTCGAACGTTGGGGTGAGGTGTGCAATCCCTCGACCGGGGCGCAGTCGGCCGCGGTGCCGTTTGCATCGCGGGACGATGCCGACGCGGCCGTGCGCAACGCGCTCACGGCGTTCGCCGAGTGGGGGAGCTGGTCGGCGCTCAAGCGCTCACGCGTGATGTTCCGCTTCAAGGAACTCATCGAGCGTCACATGGACGAACTGGCCGAGCTGATCTCGCGCGAGCACGGCAAGGTCTTCCTCGATGCCAGGGGCGAGGTGCAGCGCGGCCTCGAAGTAGTGGAGTTCTGTTGCGGAATCCCGCACCTGATGAAGGGGGAGTTCTCCGACTCGGTGTCGACCGGGATCGACTCGTACTCGCTGCGCCAGCCGTTAGGCGTGGCGGTCGGAATCACGCCGTTCAACTTCCCGGTGATGGTGCCGCTGTGGATGCTGGCCCCGGCCATCGCCTGCGGCAACTGCTTCATCCTCAAGCCGTCGGAGAAGGACCCGTCGGCGCCGGTGCGCCTGGCGGAGCTGCTGGTGGAAGCGGGGGCCCCAGCCGGCGTACTGAACGTGCTCCACGGCGATCGGGTCGCGGTCGAGTCGCTCATCACGCACCCCAACGTCGACGCCGTCTCGTTCGTGGGGTCGACGCCGATCGCGCAGTACATCTATGCGACGGCCGCCGAGCACGGGAAGCGCGTGCAGGCGATGGGCGGGGCCAAGAACCACCTGATCGTGATGCCCGACGCGGACCTCGACCAGGCGACCGACGCGCTGATGGGCGCGGCGTACGGATCGGCCGGCGAGCGCTGCATGGCGATCTCGGTCGCCGTCCCGGTGGGTGAGGAGACGGCGAATGCACTGGTCGCGCGCCTGGCCGAGCGCGTGCGCGCGCTCAAGGTGGGGCCGTCGCTCGCGGAAGGGATGGAGATGGGGCCGCTGGTGACGGCGGCGCATCACGAGAAGGTGAGCGGCTACGTGCAACTGGGAGTGGAGGAAGGGGCGACGCTGGTGGTGGATGGACGCGGCTTGCGCCTGGCGGACGGCGCGCACGACGACGGCTACTTCCTGGGCGGTTGCCTCTTCGATGGCGTGACGCCGGCGATGCGCATCT
- a CDS encoding amidohydrolase family protein, which yields MRAALAAGGLLATLCPALLRAQERAIVLRGGTVVPVDGAPIPNGTVVMRGGKIVAVGANVAIPGGAEVVDVRGKYILPGLVDAMTSLGVANSDLNEPTETIAPQLRVIEGYNPFGTFGSGKPGVLRNDEVLGGGVTTMYVAPADAALIGGQGAVVKTAGATLASVIVREPASMDMTLGEPPKQAARQRQRDPATRMAEVAMLRQAFIKAQEYERNHAANPALPRDLGMEALGKLLRRELPARIQATSAIDIRSALGLAREFNLALVLDGAASAQLFKDSLVARNVPVILGQVSHPFVSNEEIPDRSDYPPVDEGTATALIKAGVKTAIASFSRAFGTLAPAGSSKWLLVDAAIAAGYGLAEADVIRAVTLTPAEILGVSDRIGSLTAGKDADVIVLDGPPLSVKTWVQRVYVGGELVFQK from the coding sequence ATGCGCGCGGCGCTTGCGGCTGGCGGATTGCTGGCCACCCTCTGCCCTGCCCTGCTCCGGGCCCAGGAGCGCGCGATCGTCCTGCGCGGCGGAACGGTCGTCCCGGTGGACGGCGCCCCGATCCCGAACGGAACGGTGGTCATGCGCGGCGGGAAGATCGTCGCCGTGGGGGCGAACGTCGCGATCCCGGGTGGGGCCGAGGTCGTGGACGTGCGCGGCAAGTACATCCTCCCCGGACTGGTCGACGCGATGACGTCGCTGGGTGTGGCCAACTCCGACCTCAACGAGCCCACCGAGACGATCGCGCCGCAACTGCGCGTGATCGAGGGGTACAATCCGTTCGGGACCTTCGGCTCCGGCAAGCCCGGCGTACTGCGCAACGATGAAGTGCTCGGTGGCGGCGTCACGACGATGTACGTCGCCCCGGCCGACGCCGCGCTCATCGGCGGACAGGGGGCGGTGGTGAAGACGGCGGGCGCGACGCTGGCCTCGGTGATCGTACGGGAGCCCGCGTCCATGGACATGACGCTGGGCGAACCGCCCAAGCAGGCCGCCCGCCAGCGGCAACGTGATCCGGCGACGCGCATGGCCGAGGTGGCGATGCTGCGCCAGGCCTTCATCAAGGCGCAGGAGTACGAGCGGAACCACGCTGCCAACCCCGCGCTCCCGCGCGACCTGGGAATGGAAGCGTTAGGCAAGCTGCTCCGTCGCGAGCTGCCGGCGCGCATCCAGGCGACGAGCGCCATCGACATCCGGAGCGCCCTCGGGCTGGCCCGCGAGTTCAACCTCGCCCTCGTCCTCGATGGCGCCGCCTCGGCGCAGCTCTTCAAGGATTCGCTGGTCGCGCGGAACGTCCCGGTGATCCTCGGGCAGGTCTCGCATCCGTTCGTGAGCAACGAGGAGATCCCGGACCGGAGCGACTACCCGCCGGTCGACGAAGGGACGGCAACAGCGCTCATCAAGGCGGGGGTGAAGACGGCGATCGCCTCGTTCTCGCGCGCCTTCGGCACGCTGGCACCGGCAGGGTCGAGCAAGTGGCTCCTCGTCGACGCGGCAATCGCCGCAGGATACGGGCTCGCCGAGGCCGACGTCATCCGCGCGGTGACGCTCACGCCGGCGGAGATCCTCGGCGTGAGCGACCGGATCGGGAGCCTGACGGCCGGGAAGGACGCCGACGTCATCGTGCTCGACGGACCGCCGCTCTCGGTGAAGACGTGGGTCCAGCGCGTGTACGTCGGCGGGGAACTCGTCTTCCAGAAGTAG